A section of the Pseudanabaena mucicola str. Chao 1806 genome encodes:
- a CDS encoding hybrid sensor histidine kinase/response regulator yields the protein MTNLDPNPDFNQELQKIQKGEEGKTINTSSILIVDDTIYNIQLLSLMLIRHGYVVEQATNGQAALEKAAKILPDIILLDIRMPDIDGYEVCKILKANPTTQGIPIIFISSIEEPSEKVEAFSVGGVDYISKPFQLIEVLARIETHLRLCSLQKKLQEQNEQLQLSASVLARSLTQERELSEMKTNFISVVSHEFRTPLTTIQSAAELLEHYEWTKEEQTEQLHQIQSEVKHMTELMEDVLFLSRTNANKAKLNITEFDLLKFCKQLLRQIQRTFGKEYNLHSSFHHPVNDISIENPHLQQDIPQFLVHMDEKLLRQILSNLITNAIKYSPKNKDIDFQIIVDQEKIIFIVSDHGIGIPEEDLSHLFSTFHRGKNVGILPGTGLGLSIVKNCVDTLNGLISVKSQLNIGTEFRVTLPIDNHLKT from the coding sequence ATGACTAATCTAGATCCCAATCCAGATTTTAATCAGGAATTACAGAAAATACAAAAAGGGGAAGAGGGAAAAACAATAAACACTTCTTCAATACTCATCGTTGATGACACCATTTATAATATTCAACTGTTATCCCTAATGCTTATCAGACATGGTTATGTGGTTGAACAAGCAACAAATGGTCAAGCAGCCTTAGAAAAAGCAGCTAAAATCTTACCTGACATAATTTTGCTTGATATTCGGATGCCTGATATTGATGGTTACGAAGTTTGCAAAATCCTCAAAGCCAACCCTACAACCCAAGGAATCCCGATTATTTTCATTAGTTCTATTGAAGAACCATCAGAAAAAGTAGAAGCATTTTCAGTAGGAGGTGTGGACTATATTAGTAAACCATTTCAACTAATCGAAGTCCTAGCTAGAATTGAAACCCATTTGCGATTATGTTCTCTCCAAAAGAAATTACAAGAACAAAATGAACAGTTACAACTATCAGCCTCAGTACTGGCGCGATCGCTCACGCAAGAGCGAGAACTTAGTGAAATGAAAACTAACTTTATCTCAGTTGTCTCCCATGAATTCCGCACTCCTCTGACAACGATTCAGAGTGCTGCCGAGCTTCTAGAACACTACGAATGGACTAAAGAAGAACAAACTGAACAATTACATCAAATCCAATCGGAAGTGAAGCATATGACCGAATTAATGGAAGACGTGTTATTCCTCAGTCGGACTAATGCCAATAAAGCAAAGCTAAATATAACTGAATTTGATCTTTTGAAATTTTGTAAGCAACTACTACGCCAAATCCAAAGAACATTCGGTAAAGAATATAATCTTCATTCATCATTTCATCATCCAGTAAATGATATATCAATTGAAAATCCTCACCTTCAACAGGATATTCCTCAATTTCTAGTTCATATGGATGAGAAGCTTTTACGTCAAATCCTCTCAAATCTAATCACTAATGCAATTAAGTATTCCCCTAAAAATAAAGATATTGATTTTCAAATAATTGTTGATCAGGAGAAAATCATTTTCATCGTCAGTGATCATGGCATTGGTATTCCTGAAGAAGATTTAAGTCATTTATTTAGCACATTTCATCGAGGTAAAAATGTTGGTATATTACCTGGTACAGGATTAGGTTTATCAATTGTTAAAAACTGTGTAGATACCCTCAATGGGTTGATATCTGTCAAGAGTCAATTAAATATAGGAACAGAATTTAGAGTTACCTTACCAATTGATAATCATCTAAAGACCTAG
- a CDS encoding hybrid sensor histidine kinase/response regulator, which yields MKKILLIEDNPNVLQNTSRMLQAEGYMVITANNGRQGLDMAQQHIPSLIICDIMMPEIDGYGVISALRNNPATTAIPFIFLSAKSDKNDFRQGMELGSDDYLTKPFTRDELLGAINAQFKKQEIINSYYKQELDNLCGNISKSLPHQLLFPAIEVMGLADILVKNYHAMEAHEVPDIGKRIRKAGRNMHEMVKKFLLYAELESTEKNAEWMSQIRNSKTTFFDNEISSCARKIAEHYNRMSDLVVEIKDETIQISDSYLNVIAREIIDNGFKFSPEGTTVSVSGSSNQTEYCLCVTDHGQGLEPVQVASFGDYMKFEKKLYIQQGAGLGLAIAKRLIELHGGRLEIESIPCELTQVKVFLPIIKTA from the coding sequence ATGAAAAAAATTCTCCTAATCGAAGATAATCCCAACGTTTTGCAAAATACATCAAGAATGCTGCAAGCTGAGGGCTATATGGTAATCACAGCAAATAATGGTCGCCAAGGTCTAGATATGGCTCAACAGCATATTCCTAGCTTGATCATTTGCGATATTATGATGCCAGAAATTGATGGCTATGGAGTTATTAGCGCATTACGGAATAATCCTGCAACCACTGCAATTCCTTTTATATTTCTTAGTGCAAAGTCTGATAAAAATGACTTTCGTCAAGGCATGGAACTTGGTTCCGATGACTACTTGACTAAGCCATTTACCAGAGATGAATTACTTGGAGCAATTAATGCTCAGTTTAAAAAGCAGGAGATCATTAATAGTTATTACAAGCAAGAATTAGATAATTTATGCGGCAATATCTCTAAGTCATTACCCCATCAGTTGTTATTCCCAGCGATTGAGGTAATGGGTCTAGCAGATATCTTAGTTAAAAATTATCATGCGATGGAAGCTCACGAAGTGCCTGATATCGGTAAGCGCATTCGGAAAGCAGGTCGCAATATGCATGAGATGGTGAAAAAATTTCTACTGTATGCTGAATTAGAGTCAACCGAAAAAAATGCCGAGTGGATGAGCCAGATCCGCAATAGTAAGACAACTTTTTTTGATAATGAGATCTCCAGTTGTGCTAGGAAAATCGCGGAACATTACAATCGCATGTCGGATTTAGTTGTTGAGATTAAGGATGAAACCATTCAAATCTCAGATTCTTACTTGAATGTAATCGCTAGGGAAATCATTGATAACGGATTTAAGTTTTCTCCTGAAGGCACAACTGTTAGCGTATCGGGGAGCAGCAATCAAACAGAATATTGTCTATGTGTTACCGATCATGGTCAGGGGCTTGAGCCAGTTCAGGTTGCGAGTTTTGGTGATTACATGAAGTTTGAGAAGAAGCTATATATCCAACAGGGAGCAGGTTTAGGTTTGGCGATCGCCAAAAGATTGATTGAACTACATGGTGGACGCTTAGAGATTGAGAGTATTCCCTGCGAACTAACTCAGGTAAAAGTGTTTTTACCAATCATAAAAACAGCATAA
- a CDS encoding PhzF family phenazine biosynthesis protein, with the protein MQLAIAIIDAFTNQVFQGNPAATALVGEFPKDAQMQQIAAEINLSETAFVKPLGKNHFQLRWFTPKQEVPLCGHATLAMAHYLREIEAIATDTPLVFSTLSGDLQVSFEERLIVMDFPAAFFQNCSKRSQQVLAQIFSDRSYICLGQSADYLAVVLDAESSVQNFVPPYDLISQLDGFGFIITAIADAGLDYDFVSRFFAPKAGIPEDPVTGSAHCSLTPYWSKRLGKVSLKARQLSQRTGNLEVSDRGERVLLKGEAVTFLRGQITYS; encoded by the coding sequence ATGCAACTGGCGATCGCAATTATTGATGCATTTACTAATCAGGTCTTTCAAGGCAATCCTGCGGCAACAGCTTTGGTTGGTGAATTTCCTAAGGATGCTCAAATGCAGCAAATTGCCGCAGAAATCAATCTATCAGAAACCGCTTTTGTCAAACCTTTGGGTAAAAATCATTTTCAGTTACGCTGGTTTACACCAAAGCAAGAGGTTCCACTCTGTGGTCATGCCACCCTTGCGATGGCACATTATCTCCGTGAAATCGAGGCGATCGCTACTGATACCCCTCTTGTGTTTTCAACCCTGAGTGGCGATCTCCAAGTTAGTTTTGAAGAACGTCTAATCGTGATGGATTTTCCTGCGGCTTTTTTTCAGAATTGCTCAAAGCGATCGCAACAGGTACTCGCCCAGATTTTTAGTGATCGTTCTTATATTTGTCTTGGACAAAGTGCGGATTATCTAGCTGTAGTTTTAGATGCTGAGTCATCCGTTCAAAATTTTGTCCCCCCCTATGATCTCATCTCTCAGTTAGACGGATTTGGATTTATTATTACAGCGATCGCCGATGCAGGTCTAGACTATGATTTTGTATCACGCTTTTTTGCCCCCAAAGCGGGAATTCCCGAAGATCCCGTCACTGGTTCGGCTCATTGTAGTCTGACTCCCTATTGGTCAAAACGTCTCGGTAAGGTGAGTCTCAAAGCCAGACAATTATCACAGAGGACAGGTAATCTTGAGGTGAGCGATCGCGGTGAGCGAGTTTTGCTCAAAGGTGAGGCAGTCACTTTTTTACGCGGTCAAATTACATATTCTTAA